The Niabella beijingensis genomic interval ACGGGGATGACCGGATAGCCAAAAGCTTTATATGGCCTTTCGGCTTCGGGCCTGCTCCGCCGCAGCCGGAATACCCCTACAATGGTCAGTATATAAAACACTACGGTTATGAATACCACGTAATCAAGCAATACACCATACTGTCCGCTCAGGCAAAGCGCGCTGGCCCATACACATTGCGCCCACAGTGCCCATTGGGGGACCGCATTTTTATTGAGTGTTCCGGCCTGGAGAAGAAAGAGATTGTCCTTTGCCATGGTATAATACACACGTGCCCCCGACAATATGAGCCCGTTATTACATCCGAAAGTGGAGATCATGATCATTATTGCGATGACCGCAGCACCATAATTGCCAAATATAGAGGATGCAGCAGCAGTGGCTACACGGTCCTGAACCGCAAAAGCGATATTGGGCGCAGCCACTTCAGAAGCATAAGCCACTTCCGCACCCGAAGCAGGAGGGAACATGGGTAACACCGCCAGGTACATCAGGTTGGCCAACAGGTAAACCACCGTTACTACCAGGGTACCCAGGAAAAGGCTTAAGCCGACATTCTTTTTGGGGTTCTTTATTTCTCCGGCGATAAAGGTTACGTTTTCCCAGGCCACGCTGCTGAAAACCGAACCTACCATGGCCCCGCTGATCAGCCCCAGCGCGATCATCATGCTGCCGGGCGACTGGAACACGGACCAACCCTGTTTTACACCCGCCGCATCGGTAACCGGTGCTGTAAATTTCATATCAAATCCGGTGGCCCAGTTTGCATTCCAGATGTCTGCTTTGGCAGCTATCAATAATCCGAAGATGATCAGTCCGAAAAGCGAGAATAATTTTACAATGGTGAAGATCGTCTGGATCGTTTTTCCATCTTTTACCCCCCGGGTATTGATGTAGGTGAGAAAAATGATCAATGCGATGGACACCAGCTGTGCCGGGAAAATGCGTATCCAGCCCAGCTCAAAAAGAAGGTTCTTTTCATCCATGGTCAATGCCGGGATAAAATAGCCGGCAAATTTGCTGAAGGCTACTCCTACCGCTGCAATGGTGCCCGTTTGTATAACAGAAAAAAAGCTCCATCCGTATAAAAATCCCAACATGGGATTGTAGGCTTCTTTCAGATAAACATATTGCCCGCCGGCCTTTGGAAACATGGACGACAGTTCGCCATAGGTGACCGCAGCAAAAACCGTCATCAGCCCGGTAATCACCCAAAGTGCTACCAGCCAGCCGGCCGATCCCACCTGACGGGTCATGTCTGATGTTACAATAAAAATACCGGAACCAATCATGGATCCGGCCACGATCATGGTTCCGTCAAACAGGTTGAGCGATTGTTTAAATGTAACTTTTTCAGCCATCGTTTAAATTTATTAGCTCAAAATAAGATTTTATTGGAAATAAACGGCAAAAAAAACCTTGCGGAAGTTCGCAAGGAATATTGAAAAAACGGGGGATCCCCGTGCTATTTCTTTTCTTTGGCGTATTGCTCGTTAAGCCCTTTCACCACCTCTTTTGTAATATCATAAACCGTGTCTTTGTAGTAAAACAACCCCGGTTCGTAGGCAAAAATGAAAGAGAAAGTTCTGTCGGCATTAAAGACCTTTAGAAAATCTTCGATCTTCTTTTTAACGCTGAGGTTCTTGCTGCTGACAAAGTTATTAAAGTCGTCCATCAGACTTTGCCGTTTATCCATCATCTGCGCCTGGGTCGTTTCTACATCCTGCCGGGCGGCCATTGCCTGTTCGTCGGTCATCGTATTGCTCTGCTGCTGGTAGCCGCCTACTTTTGCCTTAAACGATTTCTCCATCTTATCCAGTTCTACTGTAATGGCACTTTTCTTTTTCTCAACTTCCCCCTGAACGCTTTTTGCAAGGTCATAGTGCTCCTGTATCGAATCCATATCGATATAGGCAAACACTGCTTTCCGGCTCATCAGGGAGTCCTTGCCTTTTGAAATAACATCGTCGGCATGAGGCGCCCTTTCTGTTGTTCCGCCAAACTGCTTAAACAACAAAAAACCCACAGCTATTACCAGCAATGCATTAACAACAAGAAGTGCATTCTTCATTTCTCAATTTTTTACAATAAATATAAAACAACTTGCAATATACCAATGAATTAAACAAAAAAAATCTGAAAAAGCTATCTTATGAAACCCTTAACAGCCTAAAAAAGCCGCTCTGACTGCATCAGAGCGGCTTTCGACTATCTTTCGGTTCCCATTAAACGATCTTCTCTACCTGCATATAGTTCAGTTCCACCGGTGTAGACCTTCCGAAAATCTTCACAGTAACCTTCAGCTTTTTCTTTTCATCGTTCACTTCTTCAATAACACCATTAAAATCGTTGAAAGGTCCTTCAACGATCTTGATGGTTTCGCCAACTATGAATGGCTCTACCATGCTTACACCGCCGGCTTCAGCCATTTCATCCATCCTGCCCAGCATTTTGTTCACCTCAGCCTTACGGAGTGCGATCGGGTTGTCTTTTCCAAGAAAATGGATCACACTGTTCGTATTTACCACCATATCCCTCAGATCATCACTCATCTTGCCATCCAGCACTTCGATCATTACATAGCCGGGATAATAGTTGCGTTCCCGCATTACCTTTTTCCCGTTCTGTACTTTATATACTTTCTCCACCGGAAGGAACACCTGCTTTACCACCTTCTCAAATTCGCTTCTCGAAATTTCTTTATCCAGATACTCCTTTACCTTCCGCTCTTTACCACTAACCACCCGCAACACATACCATTTGGTATCCTGCTGGGGTGCTTCCGGAGTTGTGTTATCTGTTGTGTTTACTTCTTCCATTATTTAACTATAAAGGATTTTGTATAAAAAATTCAGCCCGCCGCCGGCAATAAAATCCATCAGCCAGATCATCACCGTGATCAGGACGGTAGCACCCAGCACAATCATTGTAGACTGTTGCAGTTCGCTCCATGTGGGCCAGGTCACTTTTTCTGCCAGCTCCTTATAGCTGTTTTTTACATAATCTCCGAACTTGCTCATTTTCCAGGTTTAAAGTTCAAGGTTCAAGGTTTAATGTAGCCACATTAAACGTCAAACACATGAACATTGAACAAAAATTTGCACGGGCACAAGGATTCGAACCCTGATCAAAGGTTTTGGAGACCTCTATTCTACCATTGAACTATGCCCGTATACAGCCGGGATATACCCGGCTTAAGAACTACTTTCCGAACACCGAACAGAATAAACTTACGCCTTTTCTATTCTACCTCCCGATAGTTATCGGGAGAACTATGCCCGTATACAGCCGGGATATACCCGGCTTAAGAACTACTTTCCGAACACCGAACAGAATAAACTTACGCCTTTTCTATTCTGCCTCCCGATAGTTATCGGAAGAACTATGCCCGCAAAAAGCTCCTCAGCTTTTCTGAATGAAAAGTAAAAGGAGCAATAAAATAAAGAACTTTAAAAGCAAAGTACCTGAACTTTTCAGCCCAAGTACTTTTGCAAATATAGACTGCTTCCATACTCCCCATCCGGGGACTGGAGGGCTTATTTGATGATTTCAGTAACCTGACCTGCACCTACTGTACGTCCACCTTCACGGATCGCGAATTTAAGACCTTTTTCCATCGCGATCGGAGTGATCAGTTTTACAGTCAGTGAAGTGTTATCACCAGGCATGATCATTTCAGTACCTTCGTTCAGGGTAACTTCACCAGTTACGTCTGTTGTACGGAAGTAGAACTGAGGACGATACTTGTTGAAGAACGGAGTGTGACGTCCACCTTCGTCTTTGCTCAGTACGTAAACTTCAGCTTTGAATTCAGTATGCGGAGTGATTGATCCGGGTTTGCAGATTACCATACCACGACGGATCTGGGTTTTCTCAATACCACGCAGCAACAGACCTGCATTATCACCAGCTTCACCTTCGTCCAGGATCTTGCGGAACATTTCCACACCTGTTACAGTAGAAGTCAGGGGTTTTTCCATCAGGCCTACGATTTCTACAGCCTCACCGGTTTTAACTTTACCTCTTTCGATACGACCTGTAGCTACTGTACCACGACCAGTGATAGAGAATACGTCCTCAACACTCATCAGGAACGGCAGATCAATCGGACGGGGAGGCAGGGGAATGTAGCTGTCAACAGCATCCATCAGTTCAACTACTGCGTTCACCCATTTTTCGTCACCAGCCAGAGCGCCGGTAGCAGAACCTTTGATGATCGGAGTGTTGTCACCGTCGAAACCACGTTTTGTCAGTTCATCACGAACTTCCATTTCAACCAGATCCAGCAGTTCGGGGTCATCAACCAGGTCTACTTTATTTAAGAAAACAACCATTTTAGGTACACCTACCTGTGCAGCCAAAAGGATGTGCTCTTTTGTTTGAGGCATCGGACCATCAGTTGCGGCTACCACCAGGATGGCTCCATCCATCTGTGCAGCACCAGTGATCATATTTTTAACGTAGTCAGCGTGACCGGGGCAATCAACGTGTGCGTAGTGACGAGTTGCAGTTTCATATTCTACGTGAGCTGTATTGATTGTAATACCTCTCTCTTTTTCTTCAGGTGCACCATCAATTTCGTCATATTTTTTTGCCTGTGCTAAACCTTTTTTAGAAAGAATATCGGTAATAGCGGCAGTCAAAGTGGTCTTACCATGGTCAACGTGGCCAATGGTACCAATGTTTACGTGGGGTTTCTCCCTCTTAAAGGTCTCTTTTGACATTGTTATCTTTTTTAATTGTTTTTACTAAATTTTTGTTTATACACAAATCCAGCCAGGGCTGGATTGCAATGCTTTAGCTGAATCGCTGTATTGAGTGCAACTCATCTAAAATATAAAAGAAGAGTCATAAACCCCGATTTTCAATCGGAATGACTGCTTCCAGAAGAGCCGTTGATGAGACTTGAACTCACGACCTCTTCCTTACCAAGGAAGTGCTCTACCCCTGAGCTACAACGGCGATCTCAGTTGATAGCTCCGGTTCTACACAAACCTCAACTACAAACGAAACGGAGCGGGAGACGAGGCTCGAACTCGCCACCTATAGCTTGGAAGGCTATCGCTCTACCAAATGAGCTACTCCCGCTTAACAAATTTGAAGTTCAAAGTTTAAAGTTCAGCGTTGAACCTTAAACTTTAAACTTTCGAACAAAGAACTGTGGGCAGAGAAGGATTCGAACCTCCGTACTCCGAAGAGAACAGATTTACAGTCTGTCGCCTTTAACCACTCGGCCATCTACCCTTTTTAAGCTGACAGGTTTACAAGTTTAAATGTTGATACCGCATGTGCTGTTACCCTAAACATTTCAACTTGTCAACTTAACTGAGCCGAAGAAGGGAGTCGAACCCGCGACCTGCTGATTACAAATCAGCTGCTCTACCAACTGAGCTACTTCGGCTTAAAAAAAGAACTAATTTTCTGATAGTTAGATGCTAAACAAGCAACTGAACTGCCCCAAAAATTTGGAAAGCAAAGGTAAGGTTTTTTTACAATTCAATAAATTTTGTTGGATACTTTTTTTATAATTTTTTATCGTCAAAATAAATCCTGTCACAGCTGTCAATCCGGCGCATTTTATTCCGGCTTCCGGGCTGCAACCAACACAAAAATAGGTCTCCGTGTTTCGTCCACCATTTCCGGATACCGGCCGTATAATCCGGGGTCCGGCCCGGGCTCTGCAATTTCCAGGATGCTAAAGCCGGCCTGCAGCAGGCTATTTAACAGGGTAGCCATTGTCCGGTGATATTTGATCACTTCATGCCCCAGGAAGCGGGTATCCCTCCGTCCCTCCTGCTGGTAATGGTCTACCGGCCAGTGCAGCCGGTTTCCTTCCTTATCAACAAACCAATCCTGTTCCGCCCTTGCTGTAAATACGGGGTGCTCTGTTGAGAAGACAAAACAACCTCCGGCTGTCAGAAAGCCAAATACCTTTTTGCATAATAAAGCATAATCTGCCACATAATGCAATGCCAGGGAGCTGATGACCACATCAAAAGATCCGGGAGGAAAATCAACGGATTCGACCGGTGACTCGAGGTAAGTAATAAGGGGGGAAAACCGGTAACTGCGCGCCTTTTCGAGCATTTTAGCCGACAGGTCCACGCCTGTTACCTGTAAAGCGCCCTGGTCCGCTGCATACCGGCAATGCCACCCGTAGCCGCAACCCAGGTCCAGCACCCGTTTTCCTCTCAGATCCGGCAACATAGCACGTAATACCGGCCACTCTCCTGCCGCGCCCAGGCCTTCCTGTGAACGGGGCATACGGCTGTAATTTTCAAAAAAAGAAGGATCGTCGTATTTATTCTGTTGCATAGCACAAAATTAGCCCTCTCCTTTTTTAATTATGGTTCTGAAAAAGCCCTTCGCTTTCTGCCCTGAAGGATTCCTCCTTACATCGTAATACACAGCACCAAAAGACAGATAACCGTACAGGCTATCTCCTATGGAATAGGATTTTTTATCCAGCACCAACCGTTGCCAGAGAGGGGCATTAAGAGGCTCACATGGATGGTCTGTAATTACACAAAATGAGCTATAAGGCATCAGTACAAACCGGTCCCGGACGATCCAGATATTCAAACCCGAATCTCCAAATCCCAAATGAGCACCAATTAAAATACGAAGCGTATCATTTTGTAAATAGGCCCGGCAATCATAAAGATCCTTTACATTACCCGAGCTGTAATGTTCCTGACCTTCAAAAACATCCCGGGTGGTTTTGTAATAATCTGCTGCAATGGACCGCTTTGCCATCGTATCCCCCTTATCTTTAAAAGGAGAAAATATTTCATTAATGCTATCTAATTTCTTGTAAATGTCATTCTCCGGAATCCCACTGCTCATCTCAAATCCTTGCCAGTACCTCATACTATGAATAGGGGCTGCAAGCTCATGCAAACTGTCGGTATCCCGTTGAAACACACTATCCACAATGGTTTCAGCAGTTTGCTTATCTGAGTTATTAGCAGGAGCCGGTGTTTCCCCTGTATGGCATCCCTGTATAATAAACAACACAGTAAGAACCTGGATTGCTTTTCTCATACGTCTGTTTTTTAAAACATAAGGACGTCGCTCTCTGCAGGATTCCACAAAAAAGGAGCGGTTTTTACAACCGCTCCTGTACTTATTTACAAACCTTCCGGTTTAAAAGTTATTCTTCTTCGTCAAAGGACATCGCCTCACGTGCGGTCTGTAACAGTTCGTATTCTTCCTTGCTTCCTACGATCATGTTCTCAAACTCACGCAAACCGGTACCGGCAGGGATATGGTGACCTGTGATCACATTCTCTTTCAATCCCAGCATTTCATCTGCTTTACCATGGATGGCCGCAGAAGACAGTACCTTGGTGGTTTCCTGGAAGGAAGCCGCAGAGATCCAGCTCTGTACACCCAGTGAGGCCTTGGTGATCCCCAGCAATGTGGGTGCGGATGTAGCCGGTTGTGCATCGCGGTGTTCCACTGTTTTCTTGTCGTTACGACGCAGAACAGAGTTCTCCTCGCGCAATTCCCTCAGGCTGATGATCTGACCCGCGCGGAGCTTGGTGGAATCACCCGGATCGGTGATCACTTTCTTCTCGTATACAAAGTCGTTCTCATCTACAAACTCAAATTTATCCACCAGGTCATCTTCCAGGAAGCGGGTATCACCCGGATCCACGATGCTTACCTTACGCATCATCTGGCGAACGATTACTTCAATGTGTTTATCGTTGATACGCACACCCTGTAAACGGTATACCTCCTGGATCTCATTCACCACGTATTGCTGCACAGCAAATGGTCCCTGGATCGCCAGGATATCCTGCGGAGAGATTTGTCCGTCAGAAAGCGGGCTGCCGGCTTTTACAAAGTCGCCATCCTGTGCCAGGATCTGTCTTGTCAGCGGCACCAGGTATTTGCGGGTAACGCCATCTTTTGCCTCAATGATGATCTCGCGGTTGCCGCGTTTAACGGCGCCCATGGAAACCACACCATCGATCTCGGATACAACGGCAGGGCTGCTGGGGTTCCGGGCTTCAAACAGCTCGGTTACACGGGGCAGACCCCCTGTGATATCCTTCAGCTTACCCAGGATACGCGGTATCTTCACCAGTACCCTGCCGGCTTTCACCTCATCGCCATCATCCAGCATCAGGTGGCTTCCTGTCGGCAGGTTATAGGATTTATTTTCTTTACCTTCTACAACAATAGAAGGAATTTTTGTTTTATCGCGGGTTTCGATCACCACTTTTTCACGGTGACCGGTTTGCTCATCCGCTTCTTCACGGTAGGTTACCCCTTCGATCACATTTTCAAATTTCAGCACACCATCCGCTTCCGCAATGATAACGTTGTTATAAGGATCCCAGGAACAGATCGCATCGCCTTTGGAAACCTTCTGACCATCTTTTACCAGTAATGTAGATCCGTAAGGAATGTTATTGGTAATTAACAGGCGGTCATTTTTTGTATCGATAATACGGGCTTCACCGGTACGGCCGATCACCACACGTACATCATCTCCTTCGGCATTGGTGGTTATAACAGAGCGTACACCGTCAAACTGGATTGTACCATCAAATTTCGCGATCAGGGTTGAATCTACTGAAGCAGATCCGGCCACACCACCCACGTGGAAGGTACGCAGTGTCAGCTGTGTACCCGGCTCACCGATGGATTGTGCCGCAATGATACCCACTGCATCGCCCTTCTGGGCAAGGATGCCGGATGCGAGGTTCTTACCATAACATTTCACGCAGCAACCGCGCTTGCTTTCGCAGGTAAGTACGGAGCGGATCTCAATGGATTCGATGCCTGCAGCTTCGATCGCACGGGCTTTTTCTGCAGAGATCTCTGTTCCTGCCTCCAGCAGCAGTTCGTCCGTCTGCGGATCATAAATATCGTGCAGTGAAGTACGTCCTTCAATACGGTCTGCCAGCGGCTCAATTACATCTTCATTATCTTTCAACGCAGCAATAGAGATACCACGCAGTGTTCCGCAATCTTCTTCTGTGATCACCACATCCTGTGCCACATCCACCAGACGACGGGTCAGGTAACCGGCATCAGCGGTTTTCAACGCCGTATCCGCAAGACCTTTACGCGCACCGTGTGTGGAGATGAAGTAATCCAATACATTCAGCCCTCCTTTAAAGTTAGAGAGGATGGGGTTTTCGATGATCTCAGATCCCGTGGAGCCTGATTTTCTCGGCTTGGCCATCAATCCCCTGATACCGGCCAGCTGCTTGATCTGCTGCTTGCTACCACGCGCCCCGGAATCCAGCATCATGTATACAGAGTTGAATCCCTGTTTGTCAGAGCTGAGTTCGCGGATCAGTGTTTCTGTAAGACGTGTATCCACACGGCTCCAGATATCCACGATCTGGTTGTAACGCTCGTTGTTGGTGATCAGTCCCATGTTATAGTTGTCCCAAACCTCATCCACTTCACCCTTTGCGTTATCCAGCAGTTCCTGCTTGATATCGGGGATGATCAGGTCATTGAT includes:
- the rpoC gene encoding DNA-directed RNA polymerase subunit beta' produces the protein MATKKDNRPKAAFSKITIGLASPDTILEKSHGEVLKPETINYRTYKPERDGLFCERIFGPVKDYECACGKYKRIRYKGIVCDRCGVEVTEKKVRRERMGHIKLVVPVVHIWYFKSLPNKIGYLLGMSSKKLETIIYYERYVVIQAGVREDKGQNYGDLLTEEEYLDILDTLPKDNQYLPDDDPQKFIAKMGAEAVHDLLQRIDLDQLSFDLRNSAATETSQQRKADALKRLSVVEAFRDANTRITNRPEWMVMQYIPVIPPELRPLVPLDGGRFASSDLNDLYRRVIIRNNRLKRLMEIKAPEVILRNEKRMLQEAIDSLFDNSRKSNAVKAEGGRALKSLSDVLKGKQGRFRQNLLGKRVDYSGRSVIVVGPEMKMHECGLPKDMAAELFKPFIIRKLIERGIVKTVKSARKLVDKKEAVVWDILENILKGHPVMLNRAPTLHRLSIQAFQPKLIEGKAIQLHPLVTAAFNADFDGDQMAVHVPLSNAAILEAQLLMLASHNILNPQNGTPITLPSQDMVLGLYYITKGKKSTETEKVRGEGKAFYSAEEVIIAYNEKQVDLHAWIKVKGIVRNEKTGELERKLIETTVGRVIFNQNVPEEVGFVNALLTKKNLREIIGDIIEITDVPKTAKFLDDIKQLGFRTAFQGGLSFSINDLIIPDIKQELLDNAKGEVDEVWDNYNMGLITNNERYNQIVDIWSRVDTRLTETLIRELSSDKQGFNSVYMMLDSGARGSKQQIKQLAGIRGLMAKPRKSGSTGSEIIENPILSNFKGGLNVLDYFISTHGARKGLADTALKTADAGYLTRRLVDVAQDVVITEEDCGTLRGISIAALKDNEDVIEPLADRIEGRTSLHDIYDPQTDELLLEAGTEISAEKARAIEAAGIESIEIRSVLTCESKRGCCVKCYGKNLASGILAQKGDAVGIIAAQSIGEPGTQLTLRTFHVGGVAGSASVDSTLIAKFDGTIQFDGVRSVITTNAEGDDVRVVIGRTGEARIIDTKNDRLLITNNIPYGSTLLVKDGQKVSKGDAICSWDPYNNVIIAEADGVLKFENVIEGVTYREEADEQTGHREKVVIETRDKTKIPSIVVEGKENKSYNLPTGSHLMLDDGDEVKAGRVLVKIPRILGKLKDITGGLPRVTELFEARNPSSPAVVSEIDGVVSMGAVKRGNREIIIEAKDGVTRKYLVPLTRQILAQDGDFVKAGSPLSDGQISPQDILAIQGPFAVQQYVVNEIQEVYRLQGVRINDKHIEVIVRQMMRKVSIVDPGDTRFLEDDLVDKFEFVDENDFVYEKKVITDPGDSTKLRAGQIISLRELREENSVLRRNDKKTVEHRDAQPATSAPTLLGITKASLGVQSWISAASFQETTKVLSSAAIHGKADEMLGLKENVITGHHIPAGTGLREFENMIVGSKEEYELLQTAREAMSFDEEE
- the nusG gene encoding transcription termination/antitermination protein NusG is translated as MEEVNTTDNTTPEAPQQDTKWYVLRVVSGKERKVKEYLDKEISRSEFEKVVKQVFLPVEKVYKVQNGKKVMRERNYYPGYVMIEVLDGKMSDDLRDMVVNTNSVIHFLGKDNPIALRKAEVNKMLGRMDEMAEAGGVSMVEPFIVGETIKIVEGPFNDFNGVIEEVNDEKKKLKVTVKIFGRSTPVELNYMQVEKIV
- the secE gene encoding preprotein translocase subunit SecE — encoded protein: MSKFGDYVKNSYKELAEKVTWPTWSELQQSTMIVLGATVLITVMIWLMDFIAGGGLNFLYKILYS
- a CDS encoding APC family permease; this translates as MAEKVTFKQSLNLFDGTMIVAGSMIGSGIFIVTSDMTRQVGSAGWLVALWVITGLMTVFAAVTYGELSSMFPKAGGQYVYLKEAYNPMLGFLYGWSFFSVIQTGTIAAVGVAFSKFAGYFIPALTMDEKNLLFELGWIRIFPAQLVSIALIIFLTYINTRGVKDGKTIQTIFTIVKLFSLFGLIIFGLLIAAKADIWNANWATGFDMKFTAPVTDAAGVKQGWSVFQSPGSMMIALGLISGAMVGSVFSSVAWENVTFIAGEIKNPKKNVGLSLFLGTLVVTVVYLLANLMYLAVLPMFPPASGAEVAYASEVAAPNIAFAVQDRVATAAASSIFGNYGAAVIAIMIMISTFGCNNGLILSGARVYYTMAKDNLFLLQAGTLNKNAVPQWALWAQCVWASALCLSGQYGVLLDYVVFITVVFYILTIVGVFRLRRSRPEAERPYKAFGYPVIPVIYLLMAGTLGIGLLYAKTSTSLLGLVIVIIGVPIYYYYARKTKRASGPAV
- the tuf gene encoding elongation factor Tu, whose translation is MSKETFKREKPHVNIGTIGHVDHGKTTLTAAITDILSKKGLAQAKKYDEIDGAPEEKERGITINTAHVEYETATRHYAHVDCPGHADYVKNMITGAAQMDGAILVVAATDGPMPQTKEHILLAAQVGVPKMVVFLNKVDLVDDPELLDLVEMEVRDELTKRGFDGDNTPIIKGSATGALAGDEKWVNAVVELMDAVDSYIPLPPRPIDLPFLMSVEDVFSITGRGTVATGRIERGKVKTGEAVEIVGLMEKPLTSTVTGVEMFRKILDEGEAGDNAGLLLRGIEKTQIRRGMVICKPGSITPHTEFKAEVYVLSKDEGGRHTPFFNKYRPQFYFRTTDVTGEVTLNEGTEMIMPGDNTSLTVKLITPIAMEKGLKFAIREGGRTVGAGQVTEIIK
- a CDS encoding OmpH family outer membrane protein, encoding MKNALLVVNALLVIAVGFLLFKQFGGTTERAPHADDVISKGKDSLMSRKAVFAYIDMDSIQEHYDLAKSVQGEVEKKKSAITVELDKMEKSFKAKVGGYQQQSNTMTDEQAMAARQDVETTQAQMMDKRQSLMDDFNNFVSSKNLSVKKKIEDFLKVFNADRTFSFIFAYEPGLFYYKDTVYDITKEVVKGLNEQYAKEKK
- a CDS encoding class I SAM-dependent methyltransferase; this translates as MQQNKYDDPSFFENYSRMPRSQEGLGAAGEWPVLRAMLPDLRGKRVLDLGCGYGWHCRYAADQGALQVTGVDLSAKMLEKARSYRFSPLITYLESPVESVDFPPGSFDVVISSLALHYVADYALLCKKVFGFLTAGGCFVFSTEHPVFTARAEQDWFVDKEGNRLHWPVDHYQQEGRRDTRFLGHEVIKYHRTMATLLNSLLQAGFSILEIAEPGPDPGLYGRYPEMVDETRRPIFVLVAARKPE